Genomic window (Lycium barbarum isolate Lr01 chromosome 2, ASM1917538v2, whole genome shotgun sequence):
cgaaaaataaagatagagttggaacgaaggtaccaaattgccggattaatttccaacaaagtgaaggcggctagaattgcaaatccaccaaagctacttcggattgttgcaaaatcaccaactccaccaacaatattataattgcaaaattaataattgaaagttgaaactataataagactttgtggctaattattgcaaagaaactataattgagagattgaaatttgagagaaagatgaagaagagtgaattgatgtgaattaaaatgaaaatgaagaagggtttatataggggtggggatgggttaaagtgttaaaaaaaaaatttgggggccaaaaattaaaaaactgaccgtttggcaacggccatttttgcaaatggaccgttgccaacggtccattaaggcccaacggctctttccttttttttttttttttttttttaattttcaccggttaaaccggttaaccggttccgatttccaaaatattggaaccggaccggtaaacaattacacggttaaccggaaccggttaaccgattccggttccggtttaaccggtccgattACCGGTTAAAACCGATTAGCccgaaccggttgccacctttagtTGGGGCCATGAGTGAATGGAATCTTCTGCTGTGCATGTTTGCCTTTGCGTCACCTAGTTGCCTTGAAAACTTAAAAAGTACATATGACGGTTGCATCACAATATATTAATTTATTATAATAAATTAAAAAGATATATGATCAATCATAATTAAGTGGAAAAAAAATTATCCGTTTATTCAATTGATGCAAGTATTAAATGCAAGTAATTTTTTTTCCATCGACTTGATGGATTTTTCGTTCAAATTTTTTAATAGGAACACAATTACACAAGGGAATGAGCTTCATAATTTCGAAAGGATGACTATGAAACTTTAGTATAAATATCTTCATATACCAAGCGATCACTAATAAGTACTGCATCCTCAGAATTGTAACCTCCCACGTCGTATAGCTACTAATACGTTTTTCCCCAAAGCAAGTTCGCCACCAACCGTGGTGCGTCCTTCCCGGTCCTCTCGCACTAGGGAAAGGTCCTCTCAATGCTCTAACGCTTTAATCTGGACTTGTTTGGCTTTGTGCCTAGACAACTCGCATTTCGTAAAAATAAAATGGACGAGGACACCCCCGGAAGCTTAACTGGAATGAATAATAATTTTTCTTCTATGACCGATCGATATAAATATCAACAGCTCCAGttcaattcgtttttttttttctctccacctTTCACACCCATAAAATTATGAGATGTCACCAACTTTATATCcaagcaaaaataaaaaaaaaaagaaaatttgaaaatcctttctcaaaaaaataatatttttcatgGAAACCAAACACGAGTGGTTATTGACTTCACAATTCATCTTTATCAAATATTTCAATGATGTATCGTGTGTGTGTTTTTCTTTTTACTGTCAATAGAGAtgatttatattttatttaaataAAAGGGTGCGATCAGAGCAGAATAAGAAAGAGTCAAAGAGATGGGCATTAATTATATTAAAAGTTAAAAGGTTAAGCTCTATCTTTCTTCTCATTTTCACTTCAAGAAACACCTTTTCTTGGAGtacattctttctttctttctcccatTGAAAAAGGAAAAACCAACACAAacatgtattttttttcttttaagagtTTAACTTACATATGTATTAGATAGTGTGAAAATATTTATACAATTAAAGTACTTATTAAGTAATTATATACAAGTTTTTTTATAGTtaagaattaattaataaaaaataaaaactgatCTAATAGGTTAAGATTTTAACTCGAGAttaaaattcatttataatatttaaaaaatctACATATCATCATTGTGCATAACTAAGTCATTTTTTTCAATTACTCACGCACATATGTTTCAAAACCACATAGAGAATACGTGTGTGGTTGGTGGGAACAATCTTATCTTATTACAGTAGTTGTTGGAATTTCATCATCTTCCACGAACTCAGATTCATCTCCCACAAACTCAGATTTACAGAGAAGATtggaagaaaagagaaaagaaaaggtcTTGCACAATGTTTTCAAAAACCCGACTGTTTTTGATACACAAAACACGTGGCAAGATGAAGTGGGCAAAAGGGACACCTGTCAACATACAAAAAATAGGGATTAGAAATTAGACATAAATTAATTTCAGTTTTGCATTTATTTTAATCACATTGTATAGGGAATAATATTGTACAGGTGGCAAAGTTTGATAGGTTAGCTTATAGAAGTTTGTTAGAGTAGattccttttgctatgtatatatacgtGCACTGTGCACAATGAAAAACAGAGAGAAAATTTCCAAATCTGCTTTAATTTATTGTTTCATTTTcagcatggtatcagagcagggaTAAACATCCTGCTAATTTCCAGATCTTCTCTTCACTGTTTTGATTCacagtttcattttttttttcttctttctcgaATTTTAAGTTTCTGCCAAGACTCTTTTGATTCTTATTCCTTCATGAGTGATGAATCAACTGAGGTAGCTAAGGTGGATGAATCCAAGTTAATGGATTCCAGTCACCTCTATTATCTTCATTCATCAGATTTCCCTGGTATGAATCTGGTGAATTTCACTTTTGATGGCAAAGGGTATGGAGGCTGGCGTAGGTCAGTTCTCATTGCTTTATCAGCCAAAAATAAAATAGATTTTATAGATGGCACATGTAAAGTACCTGCTATTGATTCCACAGATCACAAATTGTGGAGCAGGTGTAATGACATAGTGTTGTCTTGGCTCTTAAATTCACTTTCAAAAGAAATTTTTGATAGTGTGATATACTCAAAAACTGCTAAAGCTTTATGGACATACCTTGAAGAAAGGTTTGGTCAATCAAATGGGGCTAAATTATACCATCTCCAAAAGGAACTAAGTGATTTAGTTCAGGGATCTAATGATATAGCAACATATTTTACCAAGTTGAAGAAACTTTGGGATGAACTAGACACTCTTAATGCTGACATAAACTGTGGGTGTAACTGTAGCTGTGGAGGAAAGGACAAACTGACCAAATCTATACAAGATGAGAGACTTATGCATTTTCTGATGGGTCTAAATGATTCATATGCATCAGTTAGAGGAAATATGTTGATTATCTCACCTCTCCCTAATGTGAATGTGGCCTTATTCTATCTTAATTCAAGATGAAAAACAAAGGGAGGTTTATGTAAATCAACAGCACCCTGGTGAATCATCTTCTTTTTTGGCAATAAACCAACACAAATATACACCCTATGATCAGCCCATTCAAAAAATTTCTAATTATGATCAGTATAACCAGAAACATGGAAACTATGAGCAAAAAGGGAAAGGGAAGTTTGATACAAGAAAGAACAACCTGATTTGCTCACACTACAAGAAACCTGGTCATAGTATAGACAAGTGTTATAGGATTGTGGGCTTCCCTGCAGATTTTAAATTCACAAAGACAAGAAGAAATTAGACTTTGGCACATAGTAATGCAGCGTTTGCTGAAGAGAAACACAATGACTATGCAGGGAACAATCAACAATTTTCACAGGAGCAGTTCAGTGAATTGGTTCATCTTTTGCAATAGGTTAAAGTTAGCTAATCAGGTCCTACAAGTTCAGATGCAGAAGCTGTTGCCAACAGTGTAGTGTGCTCTGGTATAACTAATCCTTTACACCATATCCTATCTTGTTTTGCTCATATTAAATTCAATTCTTGGATCATTGACTCGGGGGCAACCCAACATATGGCTTTTGACACCTCAATCTTCTTTAATCTGACTCCTTTTCTTACACCTTTAAGTGTTAATCTACCAAATTCACAAAAGGTAATAGTCACTCACAAAGGGAGTATCAAAGTTTTACCAGATCTTATTCTAGAAAATGTGCTTTTAGTTCCTGATTTTAATTATAATCTTCTGTCTGTTAACAGACTTTGTCAGCAATATAAATGTCATCTAATGTTCTCTTCCACAAATTGTGTCTTTCAGGCCCCTTCCATGAATAGGCCTCAGGTTCTTGGTGAATGTCATGGAGGTCTCTATCTACTCAAATTTGCCAGCACTAAGTCcagccatcaacaacatagtcTTATTAGTTTTCCAAGTTTCAAgaaaaatgatgttgttcctaCTTTTAATTCTGTTATTCCAGTTCCTAAGAAAGATGTTAGtttacctttttccaattcagTAGTAGCTAAGCAAGTTGATGCAACTCTATGGCACAAGAGATTGGGCCACTTACTCTATTCATCAATGAAAAATATCAAGTCAGTTTCTGCTTTTATTCATTGTCATTCTGAACTTCCTTGTGATATTTGTCCTTTAGCAAGACAAGCAAGATTACCTTTTAAATCAAGTTCTATTAAAACCAAATCCATTTTTGAACTCATTCACATTGACACATGGGGACCCTATAAAACAGGTACTTATGATGGATTTAAGTACTTCTTGACCATTGTAGATGATTATAGTAGAGGAACTTGGACCTACTTATTGACTACCAAAAACAATGCTTTCTTCATTCTTAAAGACTTCCTCAAAATGGTAGAAAGACAGTTCAATACTCAAGTTAAAATTATTAGGTCTGATAATGCCTTAGAATTAGGAAGCAGTCATAGCACCTCTGAATTTTTTAAAACTCAAGGGATTTTACATCAAACTTCATGTGTAGGAACACCTCAACAAAACGGAATTGTAGAAATAAAACATCGACATCTTCTTGAAACTTGTAGAGCTTTAATGTATCAATCAAAAGTTCCTGTTCCTTTTTGGGGAGATTGTCTCCTCACTGCTACTAGCTTAATAAACAGATTCCCTTCTAGTGTCCTACAGTTCAAAACTCCATATGAAATCTTATATAATCAGCCACCATCCTATGAGTTTCTAAAAACCTTTGGTTGTTTATGCTATGTTTCAACTCTTCCAAGTCATAGATCAAAATTAGAACCTAGGGCTATTAAAGGGATTTTTCTTGGTTATCCCACTGGAGAGAAAGACTATAAAATCATGGACCTCAGCACTAAGAAAATCTTATTTTCCAGAAATGTAGTCTTTCATGAACATTCATTCCCTTTCTCTACTCATTCTAGTCCTACACCTATATTTCCTCATACCTTTAACCCCACTCAATCATCAGATCAACCCTCAGAATCCTCTTCAGATTCTGATGTCTCACATCCTGATCTCTTCCCTGATTCTCCCTTTTTTTCTCCTACTATTTCACCATCTATCTTAGAATCCCCTACTTCTGGCCAATCCTCTCCTTCATCTGTCCTCCCTCTTAACAACACTCCTTCACCTATTCCTCCTCCTGCTATAGAATCAACTCCTCGCCCTTCTCCTATTCCTCTACCTCCACAAAATATTTTATCTACAATCTCTACTACTAAATCGGGCAGACCAACTCACACCCCATCTTATCTTAAAGATTATTATTGCAATGCTGTTTTCCTTACCAACTTAATTTCTTCTTGCTTTATCCCAGCTGTTCATCCTCAAACTCTACCCTTCTCAGCCCTTTCTTTGACTAATCAACACTTACTCAATTCTATTTCAAACATCACAGAACCCACAAGTTATAAACAACCAGCACTACACCCTGGCTGGCAACAGGCAATGTCCACTGAATTTGAAGCTCTGATTGCCAACAAGACTTGGGATGTTATGGAACTACCTATGGGTCATAAGGCTTTAGCATGCAAGTGGGTCTACAAGGTCAAAAACAGGTCAGATGGGAGTTTAGAAAGACTCAAGGCCAGGCTTGTGATAAGAGAGGATACACAAATAGAGGGAATTGACTATACTGAGACCTTTTCTCCAGTTGTTAAAATGACAACTATCAGATGCTTGTTTACTGTAGCAGTCAAGAGAGACTGGCCCATTTATCAACTAGATGTAAACAAcgcttttcttcatggtgagtTAAATGAAGAAGTTTACATGAGGTTTCCCCCTGGAATGCAGCCTCCTAATCCTAATTTGGTTTGTCGATTAAGGAAATCTCTCTATGGTCTCAAACAGGCATCAAGGCAGTGGTATTCCAGATTAATTGCAGCTTTAAACTTCAAAGGATATGTTTCTTCCTTAAATGATTACTCTTTGTTTTATAAAAAGGACAGGGATTTCATCTCTTTGGTTGTAGTTTACGTTGATGACATATTAATGACAGGCAACAATCCTACTGAACTATCTTCCCTTAAGCAATTTTTGGACTCTGAATTCAAAGTAAAGGACTTGGGGAAAGTTCATTTCTTTTTGGGCATGGAAGTCATTCGTGAACCACAAGGCATTATTTTGTGTCAAAAGAAATATACGTTGGAGTTATTGGATGAATTTGAAACTCAGGCCTCTGCTGCTGTCAACTCTCCTCTAGATCCCACTCACAAGCTCAAATCTGACGAGGGTGACCTTCTTCTTGATCCCACTGTTTACAAACGTCTGTTAGGAAAATTAAATTTCCTAACTCACACACgcccaaatttttcttttgcCGTTCATCATCTCAGTCAATTCATGTCCAAGCCTCGTATTCCTCATTTCTTAGCTGCATTACGGGTCATTCGATATCTTACACTTGCTCCTAGCCAAGGCCTTTTCTTCTCCAGTTCACCTTCACTCGATCTCTTGGCCTTTTGTGACTCGGACTGGGGTTCATGCCCTAACTCTCGTCGATCTGTGAGTGGGTTTTACATCACTCTTGGGGGTTCTCCTATTAGTTGGAAATCAAAAAAACAATCATCAATTTCTTTATCCTCCGTTGAAGCAGAGTAAAGATCTATGAGACGAGTTGTTGGGGAACTAACCTGGTTGGTCCGTCTACTTGATGATTTCTCCGTTTCACCGTCGTTGCCAGTTCCGCTACATTCCGACAGTCAATCGGCGACCCACATCGCGAAAAACCCAGTTTTTCACGAACGAACCAAGCATGTCGAATTAGATTGCCATTTCGTTCACCAACAGTACCTCTCTGGCttgatctctttatcttttgTTCCCTCTTCATCTCAACTCGCCGATATCTTCACCAAGCCGTTGACCGGACCTTCGCATTTCTCTGTTCTTCGCAAGTTGGGTGTCGCACAGCTCCCCTCCACCTTGAGGAGGGGTGTTGGAATTTCATCATCTTCTACGAACTCAGATTCATCTTCCACAAACTCAGATTTACAGAGAAGATtggaagaaaagagaaaagaaaaggtcTTGCACAATGTTTTCAAAGACCCGACTGTTTTTGATACACAAAACACGTGGCAAGATGAAGTGGGCAAAAGGGACACCTGTCAACATACAAAAAATAGGGATTAGAAATTAGACATAAATTAATTTCAGTTTTGCATTTATTTTAGTCACATTGTATAGGGAATAATATTGTACAGGTGGCAAAGTTTGATAGGTTAGCTTATACAAGTTTGTTAGAGTAGattccttttgctatgtatatatacgtGCACTGTGCACAATGAAAAACAGAGAGAAAATTTCCAAATCTGCTTTAATTTATTGTTTCATTTTCAGCAGTAGTTATTATTGATGTTATTAGTAAGTACTGCTATGTTCATGAACTAACCATTAAGATAATGATAACAAGTTTAACCTAATACATAAAGTGTAGATTAAAGTATTATAAGTTTGTCACTTACGAATTTTACTACAAGATTTTAATTTGTATACATGCAATTCTCAAGCGAGATTTTGATTTACTTTTCTTTGATCATAGAGATTTTGATTTACATGATAGAGGTTGCAATAATGCAAGTTGTATACTCCCAAAGTAAAAATAAATCTTTGAACGTTTACTGGTTGTTAATCGAGAATTTGCAGTTCATAAGATACAAAATTCCAAAAATTAATGTATAGTGTAGTCTCACTATAATCTGTGGATAAATTATAGACTTGCTATTTGATTCGAATATCACAAAAATATAAAGAGGagcaaagaaaaaggaaaaaatatatcaAGTTAAGGGTGTTGTAGTAGTTTTCATCTGAATCCATCCCAAGGTCCAAAACTTTTTTGGTGTTCAGTATTTTAAACTTactatacataatatatttcaGGAAAATGTTCAAAATTACCCCTAaactatataaaaatatttaaatttgccTTCGGTTAATAATTGTAAATAAATATACCCTTATTGTTACAAAATGAGTCGGAATATTATTATTCACTAATAACGGAAGTATTTCAACACATGGACTTTTTTCACAAGGGAAAATGTTCAAATTTGCATCTGGACTACAGGAAATGGTTTAGATATGCCTCTGAACTTTGTGAAATTCTGCAAATTTTCATTTTTCTCGGCTGCCATTTATCATCGCTCTAAATCAATTACCAACACATAACAATTGATTATCTTCACACTTAAAAACATCTTGTGAAGACCACATTACTCCACCAATCACTTCATCCCGATGTACACTTGCCAAAAGAACACACAAATATTATGCATTAAAAGTCACCCTATTTAAAC
Coding sequences:
- the LOC132628328 gene encoding uncharacterized protein LOC132628328, encoding MSDESTEVAKVDESKLMDSSHLYYLHSSDFPGMNLVNFTFDGKGYGGWRRSVLIALSAKNKIDFIDGTCKVPAIDSTDHKLWSRCNDIVLSWLLNSLSKEIFDSVIYSKTAKALWTYLEERFGQSNGAKLYHLQKELSDLVQGSNDIATYFTKLKKLWDELDTLNADINCGCNCSCGGKDKLTKSIQDERLMHFLMGLNDSYASVRGNMLIISPLPNGTINNFHRSSSVNWFIFCNRLKLANQVLQVQMQKLLPTV